The proteins below come from a single Caenibius sp. WL genomic window:
- a CDS encoding L,D-transpeptidase family protein: MRRFFPIVLLLPVLTAGAQAETAPLLPPISAPVDFVKVDKTGRTLTLYGAGQPLRTYRDIQLGDAPAGHKRFQGDERTPEGRYVIDYRNPNSRYHLSLHISYPDARDRAHAQARGRSPGGDIFIHGQPNGFPGRMAGDWTDGCIALSNPEIEDMWALVPDGTPIEILP, from the coding sequence ATGAGGCGTTTTTTCCCGATCGTCCTGCTGCTGCCGGTGCTGACCGCCGGCGCGCAGGCGGAAACCGCGCCACTTTTACCGCCCATCTCGGCTCCGGTGGATTTCGTGAAGGTCGACAAGACCGGCCGCACGCTGACGCTTTACGGGGCAGGGCAGCCGCTGCGTACCTATCGCGATATCCAGCTTGGCGATGCGCCCGCGGGGCACAAGCGGTTCCAGGGGGACGAGCGTACCCCCGAAGGGCGCTATGTCATCGATTATCGCAATCCCAACAGCCGCTATCATCTCTCGCTCCACATCTCCTATCCGGATGCGCGCGACCGCGCCCATGCGCAGGCGCGGGGGCGGTCCCCCGGCGGTGATATTTTCATTCATGGTCAGCCCAACGGCTTTCCCGGCAGAATGGCGGGGGACTGGACCGACGGCTGCATTGCGCTGAGCAATCCGGAAATCGAGGATATGTGGGCGCTGGTGCCCGATGGCACCCCGATAGAAATCCTGCCCTGA
- a CDS encoding adenylosuccinate synthase has translation MANVTVIGAQWGDEGKGKIVDWLASRADAVVRFQGGHNAGHTLVIDGTTYKLSLLPSGIVTGTLSIIGNGVVLDPWALKAEVEKLIGQGVTIAPENFAIADNCPLILPIHRDLDQLRETAAGKGKIGTTGRGIGPAYEDKVGRRAIRVCDLAHLDSLDPQLDRLCAHHDALRAGFGEPPVDRARLIADLKEIAPFVLQFAQPVWKRLRDVKKEGSRILFEGAQGVLLDVDHGTYPFVTSSNTVSGTVASGSGMGPGSAGFVLGIVKAYTTRVGSGPFPSELDDDTGQRLGERGHEFGTVTGRKRRCGWFDAVLVRQSCAISGVTGIALTKLDVLDGFDTLKICTGYKLRGEVIDYLPAHAADQAEVEPVYEEMEGWHGTTAGARSWADLPAQAVKYIRRIEELIDCPVASVSTSPERDDTILVRDPFED, from the coding sequence ATGGCAAATGTGACGGTGATCGGCGCCCAATGGGGTGACGAGGGCAAAGGCAAGATCGTCGACTGGCTGGCCAGCCGGGCGGACGCGGTGGTGCGGTTCCAGGGCGGACACAATGCCGGCCATACGCTGGTGATCGATGGCACCACGTACAAGCTGAGCCTGCTGCCTTCAGGCATTGTCACCGGCACGCTGTCGATTATCGGCAACGGTGTGGTGCTCGATCCCTGGGCGCTCAAGGCCGAAGTCGAAAAGCTGATCGGGCAGGGCGTGACAATCGCCCCGGAAAATTTTGCCATCGCGGACAATTGCCCGCTGATTCTGCCGATCCACCGCGATCTCGACCAGCTGCGCGAAACCGCCGCGGGCAAGGGCAAGATTGGCACCACCGGGCGCGGCATCGGCCCCGCTTACGAAGACAAGGTGGGCCGCCGGGCGATCCGCGTGTGCGATCTCGCCCATCTCGATTCGCTCGACCCGCAGCTTGATCGACTGTGCGCGCATCACGATGCGCTGCGCGCCGGGTTCGGCGAACCGCCGGTGGACCGGGCGCGCCTGATCGCCGATCTCAAGGAAATCGCGCCCTTCGTGCTGCAGTTCGCGCAGCCGGTGTGGAAACGCCTGCGCGATGTGAAGAAGGAAGGTTCGCGCATCCTGTTCGAAGGCGCGCAGGGCGTGCTGCTCGATGTCGATCACGGGACCTACCCCTTCGTCACCAGTTCCAACACCGTCAGCGGCACGGTCGCTTCGGGTTCGGGCATGGGGCCGGGTTCGGCAGGTTTCGTGCTGGGGATCGTCAAGGCCTATACCACACGCGTGGGTTCTGGCCCGTTCCCGAGCGAACTGGATGACGATACGGGGCAACGGCTTGGCGAGCGTGGCCATGAATTCGGCACGGTGACGGGGCGCAAGCGCCGCTGCGGCTGGTTCGATGCGGTGCTCGTGCGCCAGAGTTGCGCCATTTCCGGCGTCACCGGGATCGCGCTGACCAAGCTCGACGTGCTCGACGGGTTCGACACGCTGAAAATCTGCACCGGCTACAAGCTGCGCGGCGAAGTGATCGACTATCTGCCCGCCCATGCCGCCGATCAGGCGGAGGTGGAGCCGGTGTACGAGGAAATGGAAGGCTGGCACGGCACCACCGCCGGCGCGCGCAGCTGGGCCGATCTTCCCGCGCAGGCGGTGAAATACATCCGCCGGATCGAGGAGCTGATCGATTGCCCGGTGGCCAGCGTGTCCACCAGCCCCGAACGCGACGATACGATTCTAGTGCGCGACCCGTTCGAGGATTGA
- a CDS encoding ATP phosphoribosyltransferase regulatory subunit: MTDPTRDLLPEGLEDRLPREAAAVTRISRAVIDVMDSHGYDRVRPPLIEFEKSMAGRMDGVQPRRMFRFVDPTSLRTLAVRSDITVQVGRIAATSLAAAPRPLRLCYGGPVVTIKGDGLDPSRERLQLGAELIGSDSVAAVSEIVLLAIEALTAAGAQGISVDFTLPNLVDTLAAGPFPLPAGAIETVRRELDAKDAGSLREAGGDDYLPLLYATGPFSQAIAQLAAIDAGGALASRIDGLKAVAARVGGRARITLDPTERHGFEYQSWFGFTLYAEGVRGALGRGGTYRIHGMDEPATGFSLYTDALVAADQDGGQPRDTLFLPLGHDADAAARLRGIGWRTVAALSNADEGKALGCSHVLNGKEPQPL; this comes from the coding sequence ATGACCGATCCAACCCGCGATCTTTTGCCCGAAGGGCTTGAGGACCGGCTGCCGCGCGAAGCCGCCGCCGTGACCCGCATCAGCCGTGCCGTCATCGATGTGATGGACAGCCATGGCTATGACCGGGTCCGTCCGCCGCTGATCGAATTCGAGAAGTCGATGGCCGGGCGTATGGATGGCGTGCAGCCGCGCCGGATGTTTCGCTTCGTCGATCCGACGAGCCTGCGCACGCTGGCGGTCCGTTCGGACATCACCGTGCAGGTGGGCCGGATCGCGGCCACCAGCCTGGCCGCCGCGCCGCGCCCCTTGCGGCTGTGCTATGGCGGGCCGGTCGTTACGATCAAGGGCGATGGGCTCGATCCCTCGCGCGAACGCCTGCAACTGGGCGCGGAACTCATCGGCAGCGATTCGGTCGCGGCGGTGAGCGAGATCGTCCTGCTGGCGATCGAGGCGCTGACTGCTGCCGGGGCGCAGGGTATTTCCGTCGATTTCACATTGCCCAATCTGGTCGATACGCTGGCGGCGGGGCCATTCCCGCTGCCTGCCGGGGCCATCGAAACCGTTCGCCGCGAACTGGACGCCAAGGATGCCGGATCACTGCGCGAAGCGGGGGGTGACGACTATTTGCCGCTGCTCTACGCCACCGGGCCGTTTTCTCAGGCGATTGCGCAACTGGCCGCGATCGATGCGGGCGGCGCTCTGGCCAGCCGGATCGACGGGTTGAAAGCCGTGGCCGCGCGCGTGGGCGGCAGGGCACGGATCACGCTCGACCCGACGGAACGGCATGGGTTCGAATATCAGAGTTGGTTCGGCTTCACGCTCTATGCCGAAGGCGTGCGCGGCGCGTTGGGGCGGGGTGGCACTTACCGCATTCACGGCATGGATGAACCGGCTACCGGCTTTTCGCTCTACACCGATGCGCTGGTCGCGGCCGATCAGGACGGCGGCCAGCCACGCGATACGCTGTTCCTGCCCCTGGGGCACGATGCCGATGCCGCCGCCCGCCTGCGCGGGATCGGCTGGCGCACTGTTGCCGCCCTTTCCAATGCGGATGAGGGCAAGGCACTGGGCTGCAGCCACGTGCTGAACGGAAAGGAACCGCAACCGCTTTGA
- the serA gene encoding phosphoglycerate dehydrogenase — protein MTKPKVLVSDKMDPQAAQIFAERGCDVDVITGKTPEELKAIIGQYDGLAIRSSTKVTADILEAATNLKVIGRAGIGVDNVDIPAASAKGIVVMNTPFGNSITTAEHAIALMFAVARQLPEADLSTQAGKWEKNRFMGVELTNKTLGLIGAGNIGSIVADRALGLRMKVVAFDPFLSPERAVEMGVEKVDLDELLARADFITLHTPLTDQTRNILSRENIAKTKKGVRIINCARGGLVDEEALKEALDSGHVAGAALDVFVTEPAKESPLFGTPNFVCTPHLGASTSEAQVNVALQVAEQMSDYLLNGGVTNALNMPSLSAEEAPKLKPYMTLAEKLGSLVGQLTTGSLARISIHTEGAAAELNAKPIVAAVLSGFLRVQSDSVNMVNAPFLAKERGMEVREVKTEREGDYHTLIRVSVKTETGERSVAGTLFSNAEPRLVQLFGIKVEAELTGDMMYIVNEDAPGFIGRIGTLLGENGINIGTFNLGRREAGGEAVLLLSVDSPVPAEVLETARALPGVKRAMALKF, from the coding sequence ATGACCAAACCCAAAGTCCTTGTTTCGGACAAGATGGACCCGCAGGCCGCGCAGATTTTTGCCGAGCGCGGATGCGATGTCGATGTCATCACCGGCAAGACGCCGGAAGAACTGAAAGCCATCATCGGCCAGTACGATGGCCTCGCGATCCGTTCGTCGACCAAAGTTACGGCGGATATCCTCGAAGCGGCGACCAATCTCAAAGTGATCGGCCGCGCCGGGATCGGTGTCGACAACGTCGATATTCCGGCGGCTTCGGCCAAGGGCATCGTGGTGATGAACACGCCCTTCGGCAATTCGATCACCACCGCGGAACACGCCATCGCGCTGATGTTCGCGGTCGCCCGCCAGTTGCCGGAAGCCGATCTTTCGACCCAGGCCGGGAAGTGGGAAAAGAACCGCTTCATGGGTGTCGAACTGACCAACAAGACGCTGGGCCTGATCGGTGCGGGCAACATCGGTTCGATCGTGGCCGATCGCGCGCTGGGCCTGCGGATGAAAGTCGTGGCTTTCGATCCGTTCCTTTCGCCCGAACGCGCGGTGGAAATGGGCGTGGAAAAGGTCGATCTGGACGAACTGCTGGCACGCGCCGATTTCATCACGCTGCACACGCCGCTGACCGACCAGACGCGCAATATCCTCAGCCGCGAAAACATCGCCAAGACCAAGAAGGGCGTGCGCATCATCAACTGCGCGCGCGGCGGTCTGGTCGATGAGGAAGCGCTGAAGGAAGCGCTGGATTCGGGCCATGTGGCTGGCGCCGCGCTGGACGTGTTCGTGACCGAACCGGCCAAGGAAAGCCCGCTGTTCGGCACGCCGAACTTCGTCTGCACCCCGCACCTCGGCGCGTCGACCAGCGAAGCGCAGGTCAACGTCGCGCTGCAGGTGGCCGAACAGATGAGCGACTATCTCCTCAACGGCGGTGTCACCAACGCGCTCAACATGCCGTCGCTCTCGGCGGAAGAAGCGCCGAAGCTCAAGCCTTACATGACGCTGGCGGAAAAGCTCGGTTCGCTCGTCGGCCAGCTCACCACCGGTTCGCTCGCGCGGATTTCGATCCACACCGAAGGTGCGGCGGCCGAACTCAACGCCAAGCCGATCGTGGCGGCGGTGCTTTCGGGCTTCCTGCGCGTCCAGTCGGACAGCGTGAACATGGTCAATGCGCCGTTCCTGGCCAAGGAACGCGGCATGGAAGTGCGCGAAGTAAAGACCGAGCGTGAAGGCGATTACCACACCTTGATCCGGGTTTCGGTGAAGACCGAAACGGGCGAACGCTCGGTCGCGGGCACGCTGTTCAGCAATGCCGAACCGCGCCTCGTCCAACTGTTCGGCATCAAGGTCGAAGCCGAACTGACCGGGGACATGATGTACATCGTCAACGAAGACGCACCGGGCTTCATCGGCCGCATCGGTACGTTGCTGGGCGAGAACGGCATCAACATCGGCACGTTCAACCTTGGCCGCCGCGAAGCGGGCGGTGAAGCGGTGCTGCTGCTGTCGGTCGACAGCCCGGTTCCGGCCGAAGTGCTCGAAACCGCGCGCGCTCTGCCGGGCGTCAAGCGGGCGATGGCGCTGAAGTTCTGA
- a CDS encoding phosphoserine transaminase, producing MTEITKPQAAPARPFFSSGPCAKPPGYSLDKLATESLGRSHRAKIGKSRLGYCIDLMREILQLPDTHRIGIVPGSDTGAFEMAMWTMLGARPVTTLAWESFGEGWVTDAAKQLNLDPTILRADYGQLPDLDAVDWSNDVLFTWNGTTSGVRVPNGDWIPADREGLSFADATSAVFAYDIPWDKIDVATFSWQKVLGGEGAHGVLILGPRAVERLESHTPAWPLPKVFRLISKGKLAEGVFKGETINTPSMLAVEDAIFALEWAKGLGGLEGLKARAAANAAALNAIVESRDWLGHLCADEASRSKTSVCLTVEGADADFIKKFAGLLEAEGAAYDIAGYRDAPAGLRIWCGATVDTADIEALGPWLDWAYASLRS from the coding sequence ATGACTGAGATTACCAAGCCGCAGGCCGCGCCTGCGCGTCCTTTCTTTTCTTCGGGTCCCTGCGCCAAGCCGCCGGGATATTCTCTCGACAAACTCGCCACCGAATCGCTGGGCCGTTCGCACCGCGCGAAGATCGGCAAGAGCCGTCTTGGCTATTGCATCGATCTGATGCGCGAAATCCTGCAACTGCCCGATACGCATCGCATCGGCATTGTGCCGGGTTCCGATACGGGCGCATTCGAAATGGCGATGTGGACGATGCTGGGCGCCCGCCCGGTGACGACGCTGGCCTGGGAAAGCTTCGGTGAGGGTTGGGTCACCGATGCTGCCAAGCAGCTCAATCTCGATCCCACAATCCTGCGCGCCGATTATGGCCAGTTGCCCGATCTCGATGCGGTCGATTGGAGCAACGACGTGCTGTTCACCTGGAACGGCACCACTTCGGGCGTGCGCGTGCCGAACGGGGACTGGATTCCTGCCGATCGCGAAGGCCTGTCCTTCGCCGACGCGACCAGCGCCGTGTTCGCTTACGATATCCCGTGGGACAAGATCGATGTCGCCACCTTCTCCTGGCAGAAGGTGCTGGGCGGTGAAGGCGCGCATGGCGTCCTGATCCTCGGCCCGCGCGCCGTGGAACGGCTCGAAAGCCACACCCCCGCATGGCCGCTACCGAAGGTTTTCCGCCTGATCTCCAAGGGCAAGCTGGCCGAAGGCGTGTTCAAGGGCGAAACGATCAACACCCCCTCCATGCTGGCGGTGGAAGATGCGATCTTCGCGCTGGAATGGGCCAAGGGGCTGGGCGGTCTGGAAGGGCTCAAGGCCCGTGCCGCCGCCAATGCCGCCGCGCTCAACGCGATTGTGGAAAGCCGGGACTGGCTCGGCCACCTCTGCGCCGACGAAGCCAGCCGGTCGAAGACCAGCGTCTGCCTTACGGTGGAAGGCGCCGATGCGGACTTCATCAAGAAGTTCGCCGGCCTGCTCGAAGCCGAAGGCGCGGCCTATGACATCGCGGGTTATCGCGATGCCCCGGCCGGTCTGCGCATCTGGTGCGGAGCCACAGTCGATACCGCCGATATCGAGGCGCTCGGCCCCTGGCTCGACTGGGCTTACGCTTCGCTTCGTTCGTGA
- a CDS encoding extensin family protein, with protein MRHLFLILPLVAMVSACIDSPRGPKSQSSRPSQTISPRPEARQCLANLGRTNASFTPLPDQYFNGGCSNLNTVRLSAIRGDFDQFAIASLGPVTCPVANTFVQWARFGVDRAARQILGSGLARIETMGSYSCRTVAGTQRLSAHATANAIDVAAFVLENGQRVSVLQHWNEGSQAERQFLRVVHGSACKRFGTVLGPDYNQAHRDHLHMEAGNGSFCR; from the coding sequence ATGAGGCACCTTTTTCTGATTTTGCCGCTGGTGGCCATGGTCAGCGCCTGTATCGACAGCCCCCGTGGCCCCAAAAGCCAGAGCAGCCGCCCCAGCCAGACGATCAGTCCGCGCCCGGAAGCACGCCAGTGTCTCGCCAATCTGGGCCGCACCAACGCCAGCTTCACCCCCCTTCCCGATCAGTATTTCAACGGCGGATGCTCCAATCTCAACACGGTCCGGCTGTCTGCGATTCGCGGCGATTTCGATCAGTTCGCGATTGCCAGCCTCGGCCCAGTGACCTGCCCTGTGGCAAATACTTTTGTACAGTGGGCGCGTTTCGGTGTGGATCGCGCCGCGCGGCAAATCCTCGGCAGCGGCCTTGCCCGAATCGAAACCATGGGCAGCTATTCATGCCGCACTGTCGCGGGAACGCAGCGGCTGTCGGCCCATGCCACGGCCAACGCCATCGATGTGGCCGCGTTCGTTCTGGAAAACGGGCAGAGAGTGAGCGTGCTCCAGCACTGGAACGAGGGCAGCCAGGCAGAACGGCAGTTCCTCCGCGTGGTGCACGGCAGCGCCTGCAAGCGCTTCGGAACCGTTCTTGGCCCGGATTACAACCAGGCCCACCGCGATCATCTGCACATGGAAGCCGGCAACGGATCGTTCTGCCGCTGA
- a CDS encoding LuxR C-terminal-related transcriptional regulator, with product MEPADERTVMHFLGGTPRFRAEGARSAFALGHHAEVYETIAELVQSRPRSGVAIVHDNPTGGGIAAVRERLIVESIWVPVVAACKAPDVEAVVAAIKAGALDYVALPLSPERLSDVLAANAAQIAAYASVHEKMVAARDRLAALSPREREVLDQLAEGHANKTIAQALQISPRTVEIHRASMMRKLGASHAAEAVRLWLEAKVQMNGLLAA from the coding sequence GTGGAACCGGCAGACGAACGCACTGTCATGCATTTCCTCGGCGGAACCCCCCGATTCCGGGCGGAAGGCGCGCGCAGCGCATTCGCTCTTGGCCATCATGCCGAAGTGTACGAAACGATTGCCGAACTGGTGCAGAGCCGGCCTCGCTCAGGCGTGGCCATCGTCCATGACAATCCAACCGGGGGTGGGATAGCGGCCGTTCGTGAACGGCTTATCGTCGAAAGCATCTGGGTGCCGGTGGTGGCGGCGTGCAAGGCGCCCGACGTCGAAGCGGTGGTGGCGGCGATCAAGGCCGGGGCGTTGGACTATGTCGCTCTGCCGTTATCGCCGGAGCGCCTGTCCGATGTGCTGGCGGCCAACGCCGCGCAGATCGCCGCTTATGCCAGTGTCCACGAAAAGATGGTGGCCGCGCGTGATCGTCTGGCTGCATTGAGCCCGCGTGAACGCGAAGTGCTCGATCAGTTGGCAGAAGGCCACGCCAACAAGACGATCGCACAGGCCTTGCAGATCAGCCCGCGCACGGTCGAAATCCATCGGGCCAGCATGATGCGCAAGCTCGGCGCGAGCCACGCGGCCGAAGCGGTCCGGCTGTGGCTGGAAGCGAAAGTTCAGATGAACGGCCTGCTTGCCGCGTAA
- a CDS encoding peptidase, which yields MTYCVGMMLDKGLVLMSDTRTNSGVDNISTFRKMFYWTVPGERIVALMTAGNLATTQAVISRLQERSETPANRSNALLEAPTMFQMAVETGRLLRETIQTSQTSNGPLGEGRFTASIILAGQIKGMAPRLFMIYPEGNFIEASLDTPFFQIGETKYGRPIILRGYDHGMSFEDAVKLLMVSFDSTLKANLSVGMPLDLLVIGRDSFAPLHERRIEIDDPYFEGISSTWGAALKAAVLSLAPYTFDD from the coding sequence ATGACGTATTGCGTTGGCATGATGCTGGACAAGGGCCTGGTGTTGATGAGCGACACCCGCACCAATTCCGGTGTCGATAATATCTCCACCTTCCGCAAGATGTTCTACTGGACCGTACCGGGCGAACGGATCGTGGCGCTGATGACGGCGGGCAATCTTGCCACCACCCAAGCCGTTATCAGCCGGTTGCAGGAACGCAGCGAAACGCCCGCAAACAGGAGCAACGCCCTGTTGGAAGCGCCGACGATGTTCCAGATGGCGGTGGAAACGGGCCGGCTGCTGCGCGAAACGATCCAGACATCGCAGACCAGCAACGGGCCGCTGGGCGAAGGGCGCTTCACCGCATCGATCATTCTGGCGGGCCAGATCAAGGGCATGGCGCCGCGTCTGTTCATGATCTACCCCGAAGGCAATTTCATCGAAGCCAGCCTGGACACGCCATTTTTCCAGATCGGGGAGACCAAGTACGGGCGGCCGATCATCCTGCGCGGCTACGATCACGGGATGAGTTTCGAAGATGCTGTCAAACTGCTGATGGTGTCGTTTGATTCAACTCTCAAGGCTAACCTGTCGGTCGGTATGCCGCTCGATCTGCTGGTGATAGGGCGCGACAGTTTCGCGCCGCTGCACGAACGGCGGATCGAGATCGACGATCCCTATTTCGAAGGTATCTCATCGACCTGGGGGGCCGCGCTGAAAGCGGCGGTCCTGTCGCTGGCGCCCTATACATTCGACGATTAG
- a CDS encoding transglutaminase family protein, translated as MHLAIEHTTRYRFAEPVAYALQRLRLMPKETRGQKIIDWAVDYEGVVEELSYEDHNCNHVTLVSVAPDTTDVMIRCRGTLLTEDYVGVHGAHSGHMPLWSFVTQTPSTAPGARLRALAAAIREDRDTLDRLHDLSALILQQVAYEAGHTEVRTTAEEALETGRGVCQDHAHIFIGGARLMGIPARYVSGYLMLEGRIDQEATHAWAEAHVAGLGWVGFDVSNGISPDARYVRVATGRDYREAAPITGISYGGVDEELHVHLAVERQCQSQ; from the coding sequence GTGCATCTCGCTATCGAACACACGACCCGTTACCGTTTCGCGGAGCCGGTCGCCTATGCGTTGCAGAGATTGCGGCTGATGCCCAAGGAAACGCGCGGCCAGAAGATTATCGATTGGGCGGTGGACTATGAAGGCGTGGTCGAGGAACTGTCCTATGAAGACCACAACTGCAATCATGTGACACTGGTTTCGGTGGCGCCGGATACCACCGATGTGATGATCCGCTGCCGGGGTACGCTGCTGACCGAGGATTATGTGGGAGTGCACGGGGCCCATAGCGGCCACATGCCGCTGTGGAGCTTCGTCACCCAGACGCCGAGCACGGCGCCCGGCGCCAGATTGCGTGCGCTGGCGGCCGCGATCCGGGAGGATCGGGATACGCTGGACCGGCTGCATGATCTTTCGGCGCTGATCCTGCAACAGGTGGCCTATGAAGCGGGGCATACCGAAGTGCGCACCACGGCGGAGGAAGCGCTCGAAACCGGGCGTGGGGTGTGCCAGGATCATGCCCACATCTTCATCGGCGGCGCGCGCCTGATGGGAATACCGGCCCGCTATGTCAGCGGATACCTGATGCTGGAGGGCAGGATCGATCAGGAAGCGACGCATGCATGGGCCGAAGCGCATGTGGCGGGGCTGGGATGGGTCGGCTTCGATGTTTCCAATGGGATCAGCCCGGATGCCCGCTATGTCCGCGTGGCGACAGGGCGCGATTACCGCGAGGCCGCGCCGATCACCGGGATCAGTTACGGCGGGGTGGACGAGGAACTGCACGTCCACCTCGCAGTGGAGCGTCAGTGCCAATCGCAATAG